A genomic stretch from Sphaerodactylus townsendi isolate TG3544 linkage group LG15, MPM_Stown_v2.3, whole genome shotgun sequence includes:
- the CCR7 gene encoding C-C chemokine receptor type 7, translating into MDRGKQLTLVLVLNLLLLFQLCRCIESMTPAYDDNENDNSTFDYSVYEQPCVKDEVRQFRAAFLPAMYTLVCVVGLTGNILVMVTYIYFRRLKTMTHTYLLNLALADILFLLTLPFWSTSAVKYWVFKELACKAVHCIGRMSFFTGMLLLLSISIDRYFAIVQAPSAHRLRSQRVLASKITCLAIWILAFILSIPELIFRVVYEPDQQPPRCTIRTNNLLAFDTGIRVSQMVIGFLVPLLVMTFCYCVIIRTLLQTRSFEKNRAIKVLIAVVIIFIVFQLPYNSVILAETISAFNTTNGECEASKRLDVANDVTYSLACIRCCLNPFLYAFIGVKFRNDLLRLLKDLGCISQAQLWQWSTCRETKRFSVATETDTTTTYSP; encoded by the exons ATGGACAGAG gaAAACAGCTGACGCTTGTCCTCGTTTTGAATCTTCTTCTGTTGTTTCAG CTTTGCAGGTGCATCGAGTCTATGACGCCTGCGTATGATGATAATGAGAATGACAACTCTACCTTTGATTACAGTGTTTATGAGCAGCCTTGCGTGAAAGATGAGGTCCGGCAGTTCCGTGCTGCTTTCCTTCCTGCCATGTACACCCTTGTCTGTGTTGTCGGGCTGACCGGCAATATCCTGGTGATGGTGACCTACATCTACTTCAGGAGGCTAAAGACCATGACACATACTTACCTGCTCAACCTTGCCTTAGCAGACATCCTGTTCCTGCTGACTCTCCCTTTCTGGTCCACCAGCGCAGTCAAGTATTGGGTCTTTAAAGAGTTGGCCTGCAAAGCCGTCCATTGTATTGGCCGCATGAGTTTCTTCACTGGCATGTTACTTCTTCTGTCCATCAGCATTGACCGGTATTTTGCCATAGTCCAGGCCCCCTCAGCCCACCGCCTGCGATCCCAGAGGGTGTTGGCCAGCAAGATTACTTGCCTCGCCATTTGGATACTGGCTTTCATTCTCTCTATCCCTGAGCTGATTTTCAGGGTTGTGTATGAGCCTGACCAGCAGCCGCCCCGTTGCACCATCAGAACAAACAATTTGCTGGCTTTTGACACTGGCATCCGAGTGTCTCAGATGGTCATTGGCTTTCTGGTGCCTCTCCTGGTGATGACCTTCTGTTATTGTGTCATCATCAGGACCTTGCTACAGACCCGCAGCTTTGAGAAGAACCGAGCTATTAAGGTCCTTATTGCAGTTGTGATCATCTTCATTGTCTTCCAGCTACCCTACAATAGTGTCATACTAGCTGAGACCATCTCAGCCTTCAACACCACCAATGGTGAATGTGAAGCCAGCAAGAGGTTGGATGTGGCCAATGATGTGACCTATAGTTTGGCCTGCATTCGCTGCTGTCTTAACCCATTCCTTTATGCGTTCATTGGTGTTAAATTCCGCAATGACCTCCTTCGTCTCCTCAAGGACCTGGGCTGTATCAGTCAAGCACAGCTTTGGCAGTGGTCCACATGCCGGGAAACAAAAAGATTTTCAGTTGCTACAGAAACTGACACTACTACCACTTACTCCCCATGA